In the Chryseobacterium sp. MYb264 genome, one interval contains:
- a CDS encoding IS5 family transposase: MLGKIREDLQQNLFKTRLTELINMEHPVVKLAGEISWDKMESEFEKLFSENGRPSIAIRKIAGMLLLKEMFKESDESVIERWIENAYWQYFTGETFFQTEQPFDPSNFVHFRKRIGDKGLEFLLGQSVSLHPKAKTEDEVQVDTTVQEKNITFPTDAKLAKKVIDNCRKIAEKESVVQRQSYRRVSKQLLRDAFFGHHPRRQKKAKMARKKLRTIGKRVLRELERKLPKDVLKGYEDVFKIYLKALTQERTTKDKIYSLHEPQVACIAKGKSGKAYEFGTKVAVVRGRKTGIISSVKRFSGNPHDSKTLEESLAQSERVRKSVGGTRPTKATTDRGFKGIKEVEGTAILLPAKKEKTKYGQQVARLRFRARAAIEPCISHLKRNHSLGLNFLKGVAGDINNALLAGIGYNLKMRLNQIKQQILLWLELVLRIFLGKYNFQSQKTAF; this comes from the coding sequence ATGTTAGGCAAAATAAGAGAGGATTTACAGCAGAATTTATTCAAGACCAGGCTTACGGAGCTTATTAATATGGAGCATCCGGTGGTAAAATTAGCTGGGGAGATTTCCTGGGATAAAATGGAGTCAGAGTTTGAGAAATTATTTTCAGAAAACGGAAGACCTTCTATTGCTATCCGTAAAATAGCAGGAATGCTTTTGCTCAAGGAAATGTTTAAAGAAAGTGATGAAAGTGTAATAGAGAGATGGATTGAGAATGCGTATTGGCAATATTTTACCGGAGAAACCTTTTTCCAGACAGAGCAGCCTTTCGATCCGAGCAATTTTGTACACTTCAGAAAAAGAATTGGAGATAAGGGTTTGGAATTTCTTTTGGGACAAAGCGTTTCTCTCCATCCCAAAGCCAAAACAGAAGATGAAGTTCAGGTAGATACGACGGTTCAGGAGAAGAACATTACCTTTCCTACCGATGCCAAATTAGCAAAAAAAGTAATCGACAATTGTAGAAAAATAGCAGAAAAAGAGAGCGTTGTACAAAGACAAAGCTACAGAAGAGTGAGCAAACAATTATTGCGGGACGCTTTTTTTGGACATCATCCCAGAAGACAGAAGAAGGCAAAAATGGCGAGGAAAAAGCTCAGGACGATTGGTAAAAGAGTTCTTCGGGAATTGGAAAGAAAACTTCCTAAAGATGTTTTGAAAGGCTACGAAGACGTTTTTAAAATTTACCTTAAAGCACTCACCCAAGAACGTACCACGAAAGATAAAATTTACAGTCTTCACGAGCCACAAGTTGCGTGTATTGCGAAAGGAAAATCGGGAAAAGCATACGAGTTTGGGACAAAAGTAGCAGTAGTAAGAGGTCGGAAAACAGGGATCATCAGCTCGGTAAAGAGATTTTCTGGCAATCCTCACGATAGTAAAACTCTTGAAGAATCATTGGCACAGAGTGAGAGGGTAAGAAAATCCGTTGGCGGAACAAGACCTACGAAAGCCACTACAGACAGAGGATTTAAAGGAATCAAAGAAGTGGAAGGAACAGCAATTTTGCTTCCCGCAAAAAAAGAAAAAACAAAATATGGGCAACAAGTAGCCAGATTAAGATTCCGGGCAAGAGCAGCCATAGAACCTTGTATCTCTCATTTAAAAAGAAACCACTCCTTAGGATTAAACTTCCTGAAAGGAGTGGCTGGAGATATTAATAATGCATTATTAGCAGGGATTGGATACAATTTGAAGATGAGATTGAATCAAATCAAACAACAAATTCTTCTTTGGCTCGAACTTGTTCTCCGAATCTTTTTAGGCAAATATAATTTTCAAAGTCAAAAAACAGCTTTTTAA